CTTCCGGCTCGGGGCCGCGGGTGACGTTGCGGGAACTCTCGGTCATGCGGACGGGCGGAGGACGGGGCGCGTGTTGCCGCGCCCCGTAAGCCCGGCTGTCTAGCTTACTCCTTGGCGGGACCTTTCAGCGTCGCCTGCGGGCCGCCGACGCCCGGTGCGGAAAGTCCCGGGCCGCCCGAGGATGCGGCGTTGGCGCTGGGCACGCTGTAGGACACCGACGTGCTCGGAGCCGCCGTGGCACTCTCCCGCCGGGTGGCGGTCGTGGCTTTGGCGGGCTGTTCTTTCTGGATGTCGATGGCTCCCTTGAAGTAGGCGCCATCCTCAATCACGATCCGCTGCGTGATGATGTCGCCCGCCAGCACAGCCGATTTCTTCAGTTCCACGCGCTCGGTGCCGTGCACTTGTCCTTCCACCTTGCCGTGCACGACCACATCCTTGGCATGGATGTTGGCCTTCACGCGGCCGTGTGGGCCCACGGTCAGATGGTGGTCGCGCAGCTCGATGCTGCCTTCCACTTCCCCATCCAGATACAGGTCTTCGCTGCCGGAAAGCTCGCCTTTTACCACAACGGACTTTCCGATATGCGCAACATCGGCTCGAAAATTCTCCGGAGTCTTCGGTGCTTCCATGGGACGCGTCTCCTTGGGTGGAAGTGGGACCGCGGCAGCCGGCGTCATCACCGGCTGTGAGGGCGGCGTTGGTGCCAACGGCGGTTTTTCATCCTCTTTGCGGGTTTTCCACATCGACACTCTCCAGCTCTATTAGGTTGCGCTACACTTTTCCGGAACTCCTACTGACTTACCTGCAAGATGCCAGAATAGAATAGCTTATCCGGAACTATACCCAAGCCCTCGGCCCGGAGCAATCGGGATTAGGAGAAAATCCAGGGATGAGCCTGCAGGTTATTACCCGGGATGCAACGCGGGCGCGCCCTGCTTCGTCTAATCGGTAGCCATCTCATGGTCCTTAAACCCACGCCATTCGCGATTTTGACAGTGAGCCTGTTGTCCTTCTGCTTAACCGCACCGTCGCGACTCTGGGGGCAACCCAAGACCCCGGAATCTCCCCAGGAACTGGTGCGCAAGGCGATTGACCACACCTTGAAGGACAGTGACCAGGGCCCGGCCTACATCTACCGCTTGCGTCGTGAGAAACCGGGCGTGAACAGCGAAATTCGGGACATCGTCATGACCCGCGACGGGCTGGTGGCCCGGCTGGTGGCGTTCAACGATCGCCCGCTCACCGACGAGCAGCGCGCCCGCGACGACGCCCGCATCTCCAAGTTGCTCTCCGATCCGCGCGAGCAAGCCAAGCGCCGCCGCCAGCAGGAGGAAGAGCGCAAGCGCGTGCGCAGCATGCTCAGCGCCCTGCCGGACGCCTTCCTTTACGAACTCGACGGCCACGATCAAGGCCCCAGCGGAACGCTGGTTCGTCTGAAGTTCCGCCCCAATCCGGAGTTCGACCCACCCACGCGCGAGACCATCGCCTTCAAAGGCGCGCAGGGAACCATCCTGATCGACGAAGACGAGCAGCGCATCGTCCGCTTCGAGGCCACGCTGGTGCAGGACGTCAACGTGGGCTGGGGATTGCTGGCCCACCTCAACAAGGGCGGCCGTTTCACCGTCGAGCAGACCCGTCTGCCCGACGGCAAGTGGGAAACCACTGCGATGACGCTCGACTTCACCGGCCGCGCCTTTCTGTTCAAATCGCTGAAGATCCAGTCCCGCCAGACGGTCAGCGATTTCCGCCGTGTCCCCGCCGACCTCACACTCGCCGAAGGCGTGGCCCTGCTGCGCAAGCAAAACGGGATTGTGGCGGGAAAGTAGGGTGGAAGAGCGGGGCTTCAGCCCCGCGTTCCGCAAGGCCCAAAGTCAGGAGTGTGCTAGCGCCACCTTCCTAGCAAATCACTTCCGTCCTCACTGTCAGCTTCTCCACCAATGCCTGCTTGACCTCGTACCCGCGCCCCGGCTGGTCGGAAACTGCAATCGTCCCCTGTTTTGACACCTCCA
Above is a genomic segment from Terriglobales bacterium containing:
- a CDS encoding polymer-forming cytoskeletal protein, whose product is MEAPKTPENFRADVAHIGKSVVVKGELSGSEDLYLDGEVEGSIELRDHHLTVGPHGRVKANIHAKDVVVHGKVEGQVHGTERVELKKSAVLAGDIITQRIVIEDGAYFKGAIDIQKEQPAKATTATRRESATAAPSTSVSYSVPSANAASSGGPGLSAPGVGGPQATLKGPAKE